In Solenopsis invicta isolate M01_SB chromosome 1, UNIL_Sinv_3.0, whole genome shotgun sequence, one genomic interval encodes:
- the LOC105201155 gene encoding tRNA-splicing endonuclease subunit Sen34, translating into MNVPDVIYLVSSRNNVFIWNADDWLKLRRKHKIIGELVGSFPKSTRQEAFLGLPLLLLPEEVTLLLEKKIACLVECKSLKTQPDESLSQRFQEYRDKLFLEQADCLKENRKEQITSVMDKIVEGKKRKMLGLHTSKKYMKKPLDKKTQEALDNIEIDTESLLEEELAKLPKLNKNDALVQIHTAYPWYNEDDIRIVEWKYPFTSDQQLKYKVYKDLWEKQYYITSGEKFGGDFLVYPGDPIMFHSQYIVQCKRKDEEMPITNIVNQCRLSCHVRKTLVFATYHEEEDAVKYQSFQWTDCSTLEDS; encoded by the exons ATGAATGTGCCGGATGTTATTTACCTTGTTTCTTcaagaaataatgtttttatatggAATGCCGAtg atTGGCTAAAACTTCGAcggaaacataaaataattggcGAGTTAGTGGGTTCTTTCCCAAAATCAACTAGACAAGAAGCATTTTTAGGTCTCCCATTACTTTTGTTACCAGAAGAAGTCACTTTGTTGCTCGAAAAGAAGATTGCTTGCCTTGTAGAATGTAAAAGTTTAAAGACACAGCCTGATGAATCGTTAAGTCAAAGATTTCAGGAATATAGAGACAAACTATTCCTGGAGCAAGCGGATTGTTTGAAAGAAAACAGAAAGGAGCAG aTTACCTCTGTGATGGATAAAATTGTAGAAGGAAAGAAGCGCAAAATGTTAGGCTTGCATACAAGTAAAAAGTACATGAAGAAACCGTTAGATAAGAAAACTCAGGAAGCCTTAGATAATATTGAAATCGATACTGAAAGTTTACTTGAAGAGGAACTGGCCAAATTAcctaaattgaacaaaaatgacGCACTTGTTCAAATACATACAG cGTATCCATGGTATAACGAGGATGATATAAGAATAGTAGAATGGAAATATCCGTTTACATCTGACCAACAACTCAAATACAAGGTATATAAAGATCTTTGGGAGAAGCAATATTATATCACCAGTGGAGAAAAATTCGGTGGCGATTTTCTGGTGTATCCAG GTGATCCAATAATGTTTCATTCACAATACATAGTACAGTGTAAACGCAAGGACGAAGAAATGCCtattacaaatattgtaaatcAATGTAGACTCAGTTGTCATGTTCGAAAAACATTGGTGTTTGCCACGTATCACGAAGAAGAAGATGCAGTGAAATACCAATCTTTTCAATGGACAGATTGTAGCACGTTAGAAGATAGCtga
- the LOC105201156 gene encoding 50S ribosomal protein L27 isoform X2, which yields MAYFSQLISLGLQNARHTLVPCNINNLAKVCVRHASKKSSGSTSNKGGHPRPKHRGTKTQDGARVHAGRLLVTQRTTRFHPGLNVGFGRDGSLFAIESGKVVVTCEKIDPNWEHTWIQRHYAGRENQVIYKKHFNVIPIPQHNRFKLIDKI from the exons ATGGCATACTTTTCACAATTGATCTCTCTTGGACTACAAAATGCCCGACACACTTTAGTACCCTGCAATATTAATAACTTGG CAAAAGTCTGTGTCAGGCATGCTTCAAAGAAAAGTAGTGGCAGCACTAGCAATAAAGGTGGCCATCCCAGACCAAAACACAGGGGAACGAAAACACAGGATGGAGCTAGAGTACATGCTGGCAGGCTATTAGTCACACAGCGAACAACCAGATTCCATCCAGGTCTCAAT GTCGGTTTTGGACGAGATGGATCTTTATTTGCCATAGAATCAGGTAAAGTAGTGGTAACTTGCGAGAAAATTGATCCTAACTGGGAACACACTTGGATCCAACGCCACTATGCAGGCCGTGAAAATCAAGTGatatataagaaacattttaatgttattccTATTCCTCAACATAATCGATTCAAATTGATAgacaagatataa
- the LOC105201156 gene encoding 39S ribosomal protein L27, mitochondrial isoform X1 → MVRQADETDWLRIGVCDDGEFTFRLALLSLGLCHVRSLRLIWSNFKMAYFSQLISLGLQNARHTLVPCNINNLAKVCVRHASKKSSGSTSNKGGHPRPKHRGTKTQDGARVHAGRLLVTQRTTRFHPGLNVGFGRDGSLFAIESGKVVVTCEKIDPNWEHTWIQRHYAGRENQVIYKKHFNVIPIPQHNRFKLIDKI, encoded by the exons ATGGTAAGACAAGCCGACGAGACCGATTGGCTGCGCATTGGTGTGTGTGATGACGGAGAATTTACTTTTCGATTGGCACTCCTGAGTCTGGGACTTTGTCATGTGAGATCTTTGAGGTTGATTTGGAGCAATTTTAAG ATGGCATACTTTTCACAATTGATCTCTCTTGGACTACAAAATGCCCGACACACTTTAGTACCCTGCAATATTAATAACTTGG CAAAAGTCTGTGTCAGGCATGCTTCAAAGAAAAGTAGTGGCAGCACTAGCAATAAAGGTGGCCATCCCAGACCAAAACACAGGGGAACGAAAACACAGGATGGAGCTAGAGTACATGCTGGCAGGCTATTAGTCACACAGCGAACAACCAGATTCCATCCAGGTCTCAAT GTCGGTTTTGGACGAGATGGATCTTTATTTGCCATAGAATCAGGTAAAGTAGTGGTAACTTGCGAGAAAATTGATCCTAACTGGGAACACACTTGGATCCAACGCCACTATGCAGGCCGTGAAAATCAAGTGatatataagaaacattttaatgttattccTATTCCTCAACATAATCGATTCAAATTGATAgacaagatataa